Below is a genomic region from Natranaerobius trueperi.
TTATCAAAGCTTGGTTTTTGATCTTTAATTGCTTTAATCCAGTGTACTAAAAACCAAATTGCCATTACACTTAAAACACCTAACAGAACAATTTGCATAATAGCTCACAACTCCTTTTGATAGGTTACTATATTTCGAACCCATAAGCTAGTGGATCTTCTTTTTGAATAACAAACTTTTGTAGACCAGTTATAAAAGCATTACCAGTAACTTTAGGAATAACTGCATTGTAATCTCCTACTGTTACTCCTTTAATTAATTCACCTATAAAACGAGTTCCCGTAATACTTTCACTGACATATTTTTTACCTATATCTAATTGCCCTTTTCCAAATAGACTAGCCATTTTTGCCGAAAGTCCCGTTCCACAAGGAGACCTATCAATCTGTCCTTGACCAAAAACAACAACATTCTTAACATCTGCATCTGTATTAGGTTTCTTATCATATATTTCCACCAAGTCAACTGTTTTGATATTCGAAAGTTCAGGATGTTTAATTTCTACTTGCTCATTAACTGCTTTTCTAATTTCTAGTCCTGTTTCAAGAATTTGTAAAGATTGGTCAACATCTATTTCAACCCCTAATTCATTTTTATCAACAAGAGCAAAATAACTGCCACCAAAACTTATATCTAAATTTATAGTCCCAATCCCTTTTACATCCACACTAACATTTTCCTTATATAGAAATGATGGCACGTTTTCAATTGTTACTTCACCCACATAACCATTTTCTACTTTAACAAAGGCATTAATAAGCCCAGCAGGAGATTCTAAAGTAACTTTTGTATACGGCTCTGTAACAGGAACCATTCCCGTTTCAACTATCACTTTACTAGCCCCTATTGAACCGTGGCCACACATGTTTAAATATCCTCCACCATCCATAAATATAATTCCAATATCTGCCTTACTATTTGTAGGCTCTAATAATATAGAGCCAAACATATCTCGGTGTCCTCTTGGTTCATACATTAAAGCTGTCCGTATATTATCATAATTTTTCTCTAAATAATCTCTTTTTTCCACCATTGAGTTTCCTTTAATAGAAGGTAGACCACCAGTAACAACCCTAGTTGGTTCTCCCATAGTATGAGAATCCACTGCTGTTATCATTTGATCAAATTTCATCTACATCCTCCTTTTATTAGGTACCTTTCAGACTAACTGAAAGGTACCCATATATTTATACATCAGCTTTGTATTCATAAGGTAATTGTACTATCTGACTTGGTGTATCTAGCTCTTTCAAGTTTTTAAGTGCATCAAGTAAAATATTACGTTGCATTTCTTTGTCATTAGGTGCACCAGCGTTCGCCCCCATTGGAACCGCTGGAGCTACCGCTCTTGGGGTACCTTGTTGTCTAGCAACAGGAGGTAAAGCTGCTATAAGTATTGTAGGAATCTCAACTTCTTCAATTGCTCTCTGCACAATCACGGCAGAGCGGTGACATGTACCTCATCCAGCAGTAAGTACAGCAATATCTGCTCCATCATCTTTTAGTGTTTGAGCAATTTCTGGACCAGTATATTCCTTAAACTTAGTCTGGTCACCTCCACCACCCATAAAACCAATATGGTGTTTTGAAAGTCCTCCAAGAGTACCTTCATCAACAAGCTCATTAACTCGTTCTATTGGAAACATACAGTTAATATCTTTATTTACATCGGCTTGATCATATCCACCATGAGTAACCATTAAATCATCAGGACTACTTTTTGAAGAGATTTTCCTAAATGTTGAATCACCAGCTAGATTGAATCTATCTTGAGTTTTTTCATGTACCCCCGCAGCAGTTACTAATGCTATTTTTGCGTCATTTAGATCAAAATCTACTTCAGTCCAGATAGGAGACGGCATTAAGGGAACATATATTTCAGACTTTAATCCCTTGTAAGTCGTTAGGCTCATATCTCTTTTCCTCCTTTTACAATGATTGGTGAAATTTTAAGCTCCACCATATCACCTATTTGTATACTTTTATCGGATACAAGTAGTCTGATAGGAACATAAATTCTTCCCATCCTACCATCTAATTCAACTTCACATGAACCAGAATCTACTTTCGTGACTGTTCCTTTAAAATAATATAATCCGTAGTTATCAAGTATCACAATCACTTCCTAGTCTCGAACAATTTCTTGATTACTATCTATAATCTCTTGACTCCATGATTTACTTGGCTTTTCAATCTCTTCACCAGCTATCTTGTTTTTAAGCATAGCTATAGCTCTTTTAGCATCTTCTTTAATTACACAATTTTCTTGTAAGATTTCTGTCTCAACTCCATCCTTTGATTTATTTAAGTCAACCATAGCATCCATATATTTGTTACCCACGATTAAAGCCCCTTGTTCAGCTGCAAATGTCATACCTACAACCGATGTTTTGGTTTTACCAACCTCTTCTATATGGCTTGCAAAGTCTATATGATTATTTCCAAACCCTTCTGTGATAACTATTGCTCCATCTAGATCTAATGACTCTGCTAGTCTTCCGAGTCGTTTAGATACATAAAACTTTTGATCATTTTCTTGTGGTGACCCTATAAAACATACACCACATAGATCTAATTCCGACTCTTTAGCTAACAGGTCTACTAAAGGTTCATTGAAATAATGTAAAGTGGTTTCTTTTGAAGCAGGTCCTATACAAGTCATAGCTCTAATGGCTCCATCTCTTACTTCATTTGGGGTTATAAGAGTAGGAATATTACCAAGGTCTACATTATTGAATCCTCCAATAACACCACACGGTTCTTTAGGTAGAATAAGATTATCGTGCATTGCTCCCTGTCCCATGATCTCTTTTACTAAAAGAATCTTCGGTCTACCTTTTCTGCGAGTATCTTTATAAATTGTTTTAGTATTGGCTTTAGATTCTTCTAATTTTTTAAGTTCTTCTCTAATGCTTTGAATTATTACATCACAAGCATCATGAGCCGCAAAAGGTCCAGGTCGCTCCATAGAGCTTCCGTCTTTAATGGTTACATCTACTTTAATTATGTAATCATCTTTATTTGGCGCACCAGGCCTATCAAACTTTACATTTTTTTCTAATGTGCCTTCTGAACTACCAAATTCGCCAATTTGACTACCATTTTTCTCGGTTCCAGTCAAGATAACCGACACACCGTCTAAATGATAAGTTATTCCTTCACCTAAGTCTCCTTCTTTTTTAGTAGCTACAGGTAGCACATCCATAATAGTGTTAACCTCAACATCAAAGTTACCTGGTTCTATAATATCTAACTCTACATCAACTACTAAATCATTTTTCTTGATAGCTTTATCTTTCAAACCTTTTTCTAATAAAAGTTTATCATTTTCGATTTTTGTTTCATCTGATAAGTTAACCTTATTAATTTTAAAACTTTTAATAGCTAATTCTCTTTTAATTTCTTCTTCTGTTTTTTTATCAGTTGATTCATCTTTACTAATTATTTCATTTGTCTCATTTTGTATGTTTTTATCTGTAGTAACAGTAGGTGCACTTTTACCACATGAAATTGGAATTTGTAGGTCTATCCCTTTACCTTCGTCAATCTTTATTTTCACAATTCCATCATTCGCACCTTGTGAGTGTTTAACTGTGTTTGTTTCGGGAATTTTTTCCTGTGTGTCTTCTTTACTTTCTTTTTTACTGACCACATCTACATCTACCATTTCTGAATTAAGTGGAGTTAGTGCATCTGCCGAAACCTTTAACTCATTATCTAATACATCTCCTATAGTTAAAACATCATCTCCTAATTCTAATAGCCCAGAGTCTTCTAAGTCACCAAAAATATTCGGATCTTCTAGATCCTCAGGAGCAATTTTCTTACCTTCTTCTGTTTTAC
It encodes:
- a CDS encoding proline racemase family protein, which gives rise to MKFDQMITAVDSHTMGEPTRVVTGGLPSIKGNSMVEKRDYLEKNYDNIRTALMYEPRGHRDMFGSILLEPTNSKADIGIIFMDGGGYLNMCGHGSIGASKVIVETGMVPVTEPYTKVTLESPAGLINAFVKVENGYVGEVTIENVPSFLYKENVSVDVKGIGTINLDISFGGSYFALVDKNELGVEIDVDQSLQILETGLEIRKAVNEQVEIKHPELSNIKTVDLVEIYDKKPNTDADVKNVVVFGQGQIDRSPCGTGLSAKMASLFGKGQLDIGKKYVSESITGTRFIGELIKGVTVGDYNAVIPKVTGNAFITGLQKFVIQKEDPLAYGFEI
- the prdB gene encoding D-proline reductase (dithiol) protein PrdB; this translates as MSLTTYKGLKSEIYVPLMPSPIWTEVDFDLNDAKIALVTAAGVHEKTQDRFNLAGDSTFRKISSKSSPDDLMVTHGGYDQADVNKDINCMFPIERVNELVDEGTLGGLSKHHIGFMGGGGDQTKFKEYTGPEIAQTLKDDGADIAVLTAGUGTCHRSAVIVQRAIEEVEIPTILIAALPPVARQQGTPRAVAPAVPMGANAGAPNDKEMQRNILLDALKNLKELDTPSQIVQLPYEYKADV
- a CDS encoding CBO2463/CBO2479 domain-containing protein, with the translated sequence MIVILDNYGLYYFKGTVTKVDSGSCEVELDGRMGRIYVPIRLLVSDKSIQIGDMVELKISPIIVKGGKEI
- the prdA gene encoding D-proline reductase (dithiol) proprotein PrdA, which gives rise to MAISREQAEQLKDEPAVVCCKTEEGKKIAPEDLEDPNIFGDLEDSGLLELGDDVLTIGDVLDNELKVSADALTPLNSEMVDVDVVSKKESKEDTQEKIPETNTVKHSQGANDGIVKIKIDEGKGIDLQIPISCGKSAPTVTTDKNIQNETNEIISKDESTDKKTEEEIKRELAIKSFKINKVNLSDETKIENDKLLLEKGLKDKAIKKNDLVVDVELDIIEPGNFDVEVNTIMDVLPVATKKEGDLGEGITYHLDGVSVILTGTEKNGSQIGEFGSSEGTLEKNVKFDRPGAPNKDDYIIKVDVTIKDGSSMERPGPFAAHDACDVIIQSIREELKKLEESKANTKTIYKDTRRKGRPKILLVKEIMGQGAMHDNLILPKEPCGVIGGFNNVDLGNIPTLITPNEVRDGAIRAMTCIGPASKETTLHYFNEPLVDLLAKESELDLCGVCFIGSPQENDQKFYVSKRLGRLAESLDLDGAIVITEGFGNNHIDFASHIEEVGKTKTSVVGMTFAAEQGALIVGNKYMDAMVDLNKSKDGVETEILQENCVIKEDAKRAIAMLKNKIAGEEIEKPSKSWSQEIIDSNQEIVRD